In Arthrobacter sp. B3I4, the following proteins share a genomic window:
- a CDS encoding Rv3235 family protein gives MSPFTGIRAGIAVPVPPAPPDPHSTPATSAPCADPPVLRLVDQEKEVCAICRSTVQAAIEVLAGTRPAQQLARRLDERCLAALQHRAALTRRVASGSSPTAGRLHRNPCVRSVRACRVADDVYEASAVVSDELRVRAVALRLERCRMTWRVTVLEIG, from the coding sequence ATGAGCCCCTTCACCGGTATCCGCGCAGGCATCGCAGTCCCGGTCCCGCCGGCCCCGCCTGATCCCCATTCCACTCCCGCAACGTCAGCGCCCTGCGCCGACCCGCCGGTTTTGCGGCTCGTGGACCAGGAGAAGGAAGTCTGTGCCATCTGCCGCTCCACTGTCCAGGCGGCTATCGAGGTGCTGGCCGGGACCCGGCCGGCCCAACAGCTTGCGCGCCGGCTGGATGAACGCTGCCTGGCCGCACTCCAGCACCGGGCCGCACTGACCCGGCGCGTGGCGTCGGGCTCTTCGCCCACCGCGGGCCGGTTGCACCGCAATCCGTGCGTCCGATCGGTCCGCGCCTGCCGGGTAGCCGACGACGTCTACGAGGCCAGCGCCGTTGTCTCCGACGAATTGCGGGTCCGGGCAGTGGCACTGCGGCTCGAGCGGTGCCGGATGACATGGCGGGTCACCGTGCTTGAGATCGGCTAG
- a CDS encoding LysM peptidoglycan-binding domain-containing protein, producing MVTATSAGRAQGRRADAAMAALILLLGAFLAWSGAQLAQRLQTSTARRQSLSFEDHIGLVANTTGLIVVVWWVLSFLIAVAAALLERCGSHRAAVAAGKFSPAFMRRLALAAVGLQLATAPLAQASTRAGDPAGQGTAASAVVAAWVPSGGALAAQAVALPRAATPAPDPPAPLPLPRSLGVDPHWTPSPTPMDPRVLAAAPHRDQARAARTAEVTVQTGDSLWSICAEALGPLASDVDVALAWPRLYQANRGVIGPDPGLLLPGQVLIIPVGF from the coding sequence GTGGTCACCGCAACATCCGCCGGCAGGGCGCAGGGACGGCGCGCGGACGCAGCCATGGCGGCGCTCATCCTGCTGCTGGGAGCATTCCTGGCGTGGTCCGGGGCGCAACTCGCACAGCGCCTGCAAACCTCCACGGCCCGGCGGCAGTCCCTCTCTTTTGAGGACCACATCGGACTGGTGGCCAACACCACTGGCTTGATTGTCGTCGTCTGGTGGGTGCTGTCCTTTCTGATCGCCGTCGCGGCTGCACTGCTGGAACGCTGCGGGAGCCACCGGGCCGCTGTCGCTGCGGGGAAGTTCAGCCCGGCGTTCATGCGCCGGCTGGCACTGGCCGCCGTCGGACTGCAGCTCGCCACGGCGCCCCTGGCGCAGGCGTCAACGCGGGCCGGGGATCCGGCGGGCCAGGGCACCGCTGCGTCAGCGGTGGTTGCGGCCTGGGTGCCCAGCGGCGGCGCGCTGGCCGCACAAGCTGTTGCCCTGCCGCGGGCGGCAACTCCGGCCCCGGATCCGCCGGCGCCCTTGCCGCTCCCGCGGAGCCTTGGGGTGGATCCGCACTGGACACCGTCACCGACGCCAATGGACCCCCGCGTCCTGGCGGCAGCCCCGCATCGGGACCAGGCCCGGGCGGCCAGGACGGCTGAAGTAACCGTCCAAACGGGTGATTCGCTGTGGAGCATCTGCGCGGAGGCGTTGGGTCCCCTCGCCTCCGACGTGGACGTTGCGCTGGCGTGGCCGCGGCTTTACCAGGCCAACCGCGGCGTCATTGGCCCGGATCCCGGCCTGTTGCTCCCCGGACAGGTCCTGATCATTCCCGTCGGCTTCTGA
- a CDS encoding helix-turn-helix domain-containing protein, with the protein MPRFLTLADVAEQLQINSPAAYALVRSGQLKAIQVGGRGQWRVEETMLEQYIQERYAEASRMIEESRSKGS; encoded by the coding sequence ATGCCACGATTCCTGACCCTCGCGGACGTTGCCGAGCAGCTCCAGATCAATTCGCCTGCCGCCTATGCCCTGGTCCGGAGCGGCCAGCTCAAGGCCATCCAGGTGGGCGGAAGGGGCCAGTGGCGGGTCGAGGAGACGATGCTGGAGCAGTACATTCAGGAGCGCTACGCCGAGGCAAGCCGGATGATCGAGGAATCCCGGTCCAAGGGCAGCTGA
- a CDS encoding NAD-glutamate dehydrogenase, translating to MSSGSSVEDQPVSIGASERYFADYYEHLAEEDARTYGEEALTARCQAHLEAAATRQPGDAHVVIADETDSSVVYIVTDDMPFLVDSVNAELVRQKSPIRLVMHPLFVVTRNRATGRLVKVARVPSHLGISSGDTAAMPNLSHLIAQGDNASHMESWIAVEIGRVDDEKRQQLVEGLQRVLGDVRAAVEDWPRMRNKAREVSDGLDKVTNAADVAGLRQAQELLRWLDDGNFTFLGYREYDLRSESGEDVLELREESGLGLLRDGGDTRHQIQHLTETGRKKAREKSALVITKANSRSTVHRSAYLDYIGIKSFDAAGNVNGERRFIGLFATTAYAGSVRDIPVVREKVDAVLREAGFPPDSHSGKDLLGILETYPRDELFQIEIPELAAIATGIQRLQERRRTRLFLRPDIYGRFMSALVYLPRDRYTTNVRLRIEKELRETFAAVSIDYEARMTESALARLFFRIRLPKDADTAHVNSDELEKRLVRAARSWSEGIAEVLRARASADGENGAKELAAVWAEAFPASYRVDYEVEDALEDIARFEKYGAAAERGGEAAQEQPGVHVYLPAGAGATLEEDARVKLYMLEPKSLSQILPFFHNLGLEVLDERPFEIETSDRRDFFLYDLGLKYPTGVDPVKTGALLAESFGAAVSGAVESDSFDRLVLREGMDSRQVVVLRAYAKYMRQMGNTNSFEFMADTLLANPDVARGLNALFAARFDPAVTGEERENRQAEVRTGLDAAIEQVATLDADRVLRTFKNLIQATLRTNFFQNKSHVSFKLDPSGIDGLPFPRPMFEIWVYSPRVEGVHLRFGKVARGGLRWSDRREDFRTEILGLVKAQTVKNAVIVPTGAKGGFYAKQLPDPAADRSAWMAEGIESYKTFIRGLLDVTDNLVTSPQGETLVPPAGVVCHDDADSYLVVAADKGTASFSDIANGLAAEYGFWLGDAFASGGSVGYDHKAMGITARGAWESVKRHFSELDLDTQADPFTVVGVGDMSGDVFGNGMLLSRHIRLLAAFDHRHIFLDPNPDEAASFAERQRLFELPRSSWDDYDKSLISEGGGVFARQAKSIPVSPQVRAALGLPEATTQLSPPELLRAILLAPADLLYNGGIGTYVKASTETNAAVGDKANDAIRVDGRELRVKVVGEGGNLGMTQRGRIEAALQGVILNTDAIDNSAGVDCSDHEVNIKIFVDRMVAAGKLDPSERAEFLASMTDEVGRLVLEDNIDQNILLLNDRMRVAEWSPSYERLMDWLEKSADLKRELEALPTTGTLRERLEQGQGLTSPELSVLAAYAKIELATALRDSNLAEDPWFRKTLRAYFPKQLRERFDADLDTHPLRREIIATVVANDMINLGGITFAFRAMEETSASEVAVAKAFVALREVYELDIMVQELNDLPASFPTEHWSTVHLDIRRLLDRAVRWVLSQGNTARPIADVVNDFKPLMDPMRARLLEYLRGDDRERVSQWLAKARSWELPEDLAHRWAELFESFVLLDIAKIAHASSEPVENIAHVYYTVFNRFHADSLLERISKLPREDRWQALARAALRDDLYSTVSDMTTAVLEATPADMPAEERLVAWESKNVEQLERAKSMFDEVNALEADDMASLSVALRLLRSIVRR from the coding sequence ATGTCGTCTGGGTCCAGTGTTGAGGATCAACCCGTTTCGATCGGTGCCAGTGAGAGGTACTTCGCCGACTACTACGAGCACCTCGCTGAGGAGGATGCCCGCACGTACGGCGAGGAAGCGCTGACCGCCCGCTGCCAGGCCCATCTGGAGGCCGCTGCGACGCGGCAGCCAGGTGATGCACATGTCGTGATCGCGGACGAGACGGACTCCAGCGTCGTCTATATCGTCACCGACGACATGCCTTTCCTGGTGGACTCGGTCAACGCAGAACTGGTCCGGCAGAAGTCCCCGATTCGGCTCGTCATGCACCCCCTCTTCGTCGTGACCCGAAACCGTGCGACCGGCCGGCTGGTGAAGGTCGCACGGGTTCCCTCGCATCTTGGCATCTCCAGCGGCGACACGGCGGCGATGCCCAATCTCTCGCACCTGATCGCCCAGGGCGACAACGCCTCGCACATGGAATCCTGGATTGCTGTCGAAATCGGCCGAGTGGACGATGAGAAACGCCAGCAGCTCGTCGAGGGCCTGCAGCGGGTGCTCGGCGATGTCCGGGCAGCCGTCGAGGACTGGCCGAGAATGCGCAACAAAGCGCGCGAAGTGTCCGACGGCCTCGACAAGGTAACCAACGCCGCCGACGTCGCCGGACTCCGCCAGGCGCAGGAGCTGCTCCGCTGGCTGGACGACGGGAACTTCACCTTCCTCGGTTACCGGGAGTACGACCTGCGCAGCGAGTCCGGCGAAGATGTGCTGGAACTGCGCGAGGAGAGCGGCCTCGGCTTGCTGCGCGACGGCGGTGACACCCGCCACCAAATCCAGCACCTGACCGAAACGGGACGGAAAAAGGCGCGCGAAAAGAGCGCCCTGGTCATTACCAAAGCAAACTCCCGGTCCACCGTGCATCGCTCGGCCTACCTGGACTACATCGGTATTAAGAGCTTCGACGCGGCCGGCAACGTCAACGGAGAACGGCGCTTCATCGGTCTGTTCGCCACGACCGCCTACGCCGGCTCGGTCCGCGACATCCCGGTGGTCCGCGAAAAGGTCGACGCCGTGCTGCGCGAGGCCGGGTTCCCGCCGGACTCGCACTCCGGCAAGGACTTGTTGGGCATCCTCGAGACCTACCCGCGCGATGAGCTTTTCCAAATTGAGATTCCCGAGCTTGCTGCCATCGCCACCGGCATCCAGCGGCTTCAGGAACGCCGCCGGACCCGGCTCTTCCTCCGCCCGGACATTTACGGCCGCTTCATGTCCGCGCTCGTCTACCTGCCGCGCGACCGGTACACCACCAACGTCCGGCTGCGCATTGAAAAGGAATTGCGGGAAACCTTCGCCGCGGTCTCCATCGACTATGAGGCGAGGATGACCGAATCTGCCCTCGCCCGGCTGTTCTTCCGGATCCGGCTCCCCAAGGACGCCGACACCGCGCACGTCAACAGCGATGAGCTGGAGAAGCGGCTGGTCCGGGCAGCGCGCTCCTGGAGTGAGGGCATCGCGGAGGTGCTCCGCGCCAGAGCCAGCGCGGACGGCGAAAACGGTGCCAAGGAACTCGCTGCGGTCTGGGCCGAGGCCTTTCCCGCCAGCTACCGCGTTGACTACGAGGTCGAGGACGCGCTGGAGGATATTGCCCGCTTCGAAAAATACGGCGCTGCCGCCGAGCGCGGCGGCGAGGCCGCGCAAGAGCAGCCCGGCGTCCACGTTTACCTGCCCGCCGGTGCCGGTGCGACGCTTGAGGAGGACGCCCGCGTCAAGCTGTACATGCTGGAGCCCAAGAGCCTGAGCCAGATCCTGCCGTTCTTCCACAATCTCGGCCTTGAGGTCCTGGATGAACGGCCCTTCGAGATCGAAACCTCTGACCGCCGCGACTTTTTCCTCTATGACCTCGGCCTGAAGTACCCGACCGGAGTGGACCCCGTGAAGACCGGGGCCCTGTTGGCGGAATCCTTCGGCGCGGCGGTGTCCGGGGCGGTGGAATCGGACAGCTTCGACCGGCTGGTCCTGCGCGAAGGAATGGACTCACGCCAGGTGGTCGTCCTGCGTGCCTACGCCAAGTACATGCGGCAAATGGGAAACACCAACTCCTTCGAGTTCATGGCCGACACGCTGCTGGCCAACCCCGACGTCGCCCGCGGACTGAATGCGCTGTTCGCCGCACGTTTCGACCCGGCGGTGACCGGCGAGGAACGCGAAAACCGGCAGGCCGAAGTCCGCACCGGTCTGGACGCGGCCATCGAACAGGTCGCAACGCTGGACGCGGACCGGGTTCTGCGGACCTTCAAGAACCTGATCCAGGCCACACTGCGGACCAACTTCTTCCAGAACAAGAGCCACGTCAGCTTTAAGCTCGACCCCTCCGGCATCGATGGCCTGCCCTTTCCGCGGCCGATGTTCGAGATCTGGGTCTACTCGCCCCGGGTCGAGGGCGTCCACCTGCGCTTCGGCAAGGTGGCACGCGGCGGACTGCGCTGGTCGGACCGCCGGGAAGATTTCCGGACCGAAATCCTCGGCCTGGTCAAGGCCCAGACGGTTAAGAACGCCGTGATTGTCCCCACCGGTGCCAAGGGCGGCTTCTACGCCAAGCAACTGCCGGACCCCGCCGCGGACCGCAGCGCCTGGATGGCTGAGGGCATCGAGAGCTACAAGACCTTCATCAGAGGCTTGCTGGACGTCACCGACAACCTCGTCACCTCACCGCAGGGTGAAACCCTGGTGCCCCCAGCCGGCGTCGTGTGCCATGACGATGCTGATTCCTACCTCGTCGTGGCGGCTGACAAGGGAACCGCCTCGTTCTCTGACATCGCCAACGGCCTCGCTGCCGAATACGGGTTCTGGCTCGGTGACGCCTTCGCATCCGGCGGGTCCGTCGGCTACGACCACAAGGCCATGGGCATCACCGCGCGCGGCGCCTGGGAATCGGTCAAGCGCCACTTCAGCGAACTGGATCTGGACACACAGGCCGACCCGTTCACCGTCGTCGGTGTCGGCGACATGTCAGGGGACGTGTTCGGCAACGGCATGCTGCTCTCACGGCACATCCGGCTGCTCGCCGCGTTCGACCACCGGCACATCTTCCTGGACCCGAATCCTGACGAAGCTGCGTCCTTCGCCGAGCGGCAGCGGCTCTTCGAGCTTCCCCGCTCCTCCTGGGACGACTACGACAAGTCCCTGATCAGCGAAGGCGGCGGCGTATTCGCCCGCCAGGCCAAGTCGATTCCGGTTTCGCCGCAGGTCCGGGCCGCGCTGGGACTGCCGGAGGCAACCACGCAGCTCAGCCCGCCGGAACTGCTCCGCGCGATCCTGCTGGCCCCGGCGGACCTGCTGTACAACGGCGGCATCGGCACTTACGTCAAGGCGAGCACCGAGACGAACGCCGCCGTCGGCGACAAGGCCAACGACGCCATCCGCGTCGACGGCCGGGAACTGCGGGTTAAAGTCGTCGGCGAAGGTGGAAACCTGGGCATGACCCAGCGGGGCCGCATCGAAGCCGCGCTGCAGGGCGTCATCCTGAACACCGACGCCATCGACAACTCGGCGGGCGTGGACTGCTCCGACCACGAAGTCAACATCAAGATCTTCGTCGACCGCATGGTGGCCGCGGGCAAGCTGGACCCGTCCGAACGCGCAGAGTTCCTCGCCTCGATGACCGACGAAGTCGGCCGCCTGGTACTTGAGGACAACATCGACCAGAACATCCTGCTCCTCAATGACCGGATGCGCGTCGCGGAGTGGAGCCCCAGCTATGAACGGCTGATGGACTGGCTGGAGAAATCTGCTGACCTCAAGCGCGAACTGGAGGCGCTGCCCACCACCGGGACGCTGCGCGAGCGGCTCGAACAGGGCCAGGGCCTGACCTCGCCGGAACTGTCCGTGCTGGCCGCTTACGCCAAGATCGAGCTTGCCACCGCGCTGCGCGACAGCAACCTGGCGGAGGATCCGTGGTTCCGCAAGACGCTCCGGGCGTACTTCCCGAAGCAGCTTCGGGAACGGTTCGACGCCGACCTCGACACGCACCCGCTGCGCCGGGAAATCATCGCCACTGTCGTCGCCAACGACATGATCAACCTGGGCGGCATTACCTTCGCGTTCCGCGCCATGGAGGAAACTTCCGCCAGCGAGGTCGCTGTCGCCAAGGCATTCGTTGCTTTGCGGGAGGTATACGAACTGGACATCATGGTTCAGGAGCTCAACGATCTGCCGGCGTCGTTCCCCACCGAGCACTGGAGCACCGTCCACCTGGATATTCGCAGGCTCCTGGACCGCGCGGTCCGCTGGGTTCTGAGCCAGGGCAACACCGCACGCCCGATCGCCGACGTCGTGAACGACTTCAAGCCGTTGATGGACCCGATGCGGGCACGGCTGCTTGAGTACCTGCGCGGCGACGACCGCGAGCGGGTGTCGCAGTGGCTTGCGAAGGCCCGCAGCTGGGAGCTTCCCGAGGACCTCGCGCACCGCTGGGCCGAGCTCTTCGAAAGCTTCGTACTGCTGGACATCGCGAAGATCGCCCACGCCAGCAGCGAGCCGGTAGAAAACATCGCCCACGTCTACTACACCGTCTTCAACCGCTTCCACGCGGACTCGCTGCTTGAGCGCATCAGCAAGCTGCCCCGCGAAGACCGCTGGCAGGCCCTGGCTCGTGCAGCGCTGCGTG
- a CDS encoding chromosome partitioning protein translates to MGIPVVTVGSATEDLVGALEQLHGPVSVVRRCTELAELLAACQTGLARAAVVAEGSGELTASLVDRLSAVGVAVVALTDQPAEAARLQGIGVTAHPSRVAAAALADVIAGAVAGLAGTVWAPAADAFAGRPGPYPPLGRGQERLRFSTPEQARGANGDERMGAAEPAAGQIIAVWGPAGAPGRTLLATNIAGELAAQGKSVLLVDADSYGASVAAALGLLEEAAGLAQACRLADQGVLDAAALVGVAVPVATRAGSFRVLTGITRADRWTELRAAALSLVYERAREVADFTVVDTGFCLETDEELSFDSMAPRRNAATLRSLQLADTVYAVGTADPVGVPRLVRGLAELEGAVPQASPRVVLNKVRASAVGRSPERQLRDAWARFGPGSPLEVFIPADAAACDAALLAGSLLLESAPDSSLRKAIAALVCAPVQRKRKSSVLSSTAKRRTTG, encoded by the coding sequence ATGGGTATTCCGGTGGTGACGGTCGGCAGCGCCACGGAGGACCTCGTGGGCGCCCTGGAGCAGCTTCACGGCCCGGTGTCAGTGGTGCGCCGTTGCACTGAACTCGCCGAACTGCTGGCTGCCTGCCAGACCGGGCTTGCCCGCGCGGCCGTCGTCGCCGAGGGCAGTGGCGAGTTGACCGCCTCGCTGGTGGACCGGTTGTCCGCCGTGGGGGTCGCCGTCGTGGCCCTGACGGACCAGCCGGCGGAGGCGGCCAGGCTTCAGGGCATAGGCGTCACCGCTCACCCCTCCCGCGTAGCGGCCGCCGCTCTCGCCGACGTCATCGCCGGCGCCGTTGCAGGGCTGGCCGGAACGGTATGGGCTCCGGCCGCCGACGCCTTCGCGGGCCGGCCTGGGCCGTACCCTCCACTGGGCCGCGGACAGGAGCGCCTGCGCTTTTCCACTCCGGAGCAGGCACGTGGTGCCAACGGTGATGAGCGCATGGGTGCGGCGGAGCCGGCGGCGGGGCAGATCATCGCTGTCTGGGGGCCGGCCGGGGCGCCGGGCCGGACCCTCCTCGCCACCAATATCGCAGGTGAATTGGCGGCCCAAGGGAAGTCGGTCCTGTTGGTCGACGCCGACAGTTACGGTGCCAGCGTGGCAGCTGCGCTGGGGCTGCTGGAGGAGGCCGCGGGTCTCGCCCAAGCCTGCCGGCTTGCGGATCAGGGCGTCCTGGACGCTGCGGCCCTGGTCGGCGTCGCGGTGCCCGTGGCCACCCGCGCCGGTTCCTTCCGTGTGCTCACCGGCATCACCCGGGCCGACCGCTGGACTGAACTCCGGGCCGCCGCCCTTTCGCTGGTTTACGAGCGAGCGCGCGAGGTCGCCGACTTCACGGTGGTGGACACCGGCTTTTGTCTGGAAACCGACGAAGAGCTTAGCTTCGATTCGATGGCCCCACGGCGGAACGCAGCGACCCTGCGCAGCCTCCAGCTGGCGGACACCGTCTATGCCGTAGGCACCGCAGATCCTGTTGGGGTGCCACGGCTGGTGCGCGGACTCGCCGAGCTGGAGGGTGCCGTCCCGCAGGCGTCCCCGCGCGTGGTACTGAACAAGGTGCGGGCGTCCGCCGTCGGGCGGTCTCCGGAGCGCCAGCTCCGCGACGCCTGGGCTCGCTTCGGCCCCGGCTCGCCGCTGGAGGTTTTCATCCCGGCTGACGCAGCCGCCTGTGACGCGGCCCTGCTGGCCGGATCCCTGCTGCTCGAAAGCGCGCCGGATTCCTCGCTCCGGAAGGCTATCGCCGCCTTGGTTTGTGCACCTGTCCAGCGAAAGCGGAAATCCTCTGTCTTGTCTTCCACAGCAAAGCGACGGACGACCGGATAG